Within the Maribacter sp. BPC-D8 genome, the region AAAACCTTCATTTTTCGAAATCTCCGTCCAGGTTTCACCGCTGTCCATACTCTTCCAAAGTGCAGAACCATCACCACCACTAATTAAGCTGTAAGGCGTACGTTGTGCATGCCATGTAGAAGCATATAAAATTCTTGGATTGTTGGGATCAAAAGTTAAATCAACAGCACCTGCTTGTTCATTTACAAACAAAACCTGCTTCCAATTCTTACCACCGTCTGTACTTTTATAAATACCACGGTCTTTAGTTGGCTTATAAATATCACCAAGTACGGCAGCGTAAACCGTATTATAATCTGTAGGATGCACGCGAAGTCTTGGTACATGTCTACTGTTCTTTAATCCAGCAGAAATCCATGTTTTACCTCCATCTTCGGTTTTCCAAACTCCGTAACCAGAAGACACGTTACCTCTTAGAGTCTTTTCACCACCACCAACGTATATTACATTTGGATCGCTTTTCGCTACCTCAACAGCACCAATACTTCCGCCGAAATATCCGTCAGATATATTATCCCACGTTCGTCCGCCATCCAAAGTTTTCCAAACTCCACCACCAGCTGCGCCGAAATAAAATAAATTTGGCTCACCAGGCACACCTGTTACTGCGGCAGAACGGCCACCACGATATGGACCTATAGAACGATACTCTAAACTAGAGTATAATTCTTCTGGGTAGGTTGGTGATGTACTTTGAGATTTACTTCTTCTCTGAGAAAGTAACGATAATGGCAATAGAAAACATACCAGCATAAGAATGCCAGCATTGGTAAGGTGCTTTTTCATTTTGATAGTTTGATGTTAGTCTTCTCTAAAATTAAACATTTTGTTGTCTAAATGTTGATTTTAAGATTTTATTAGCATTTCTAAACAAGCATAATTATCAAATTGAGAACCAGTTATACATTTCAATATTTAATTCTCAGTAGTGGTCGATAATTCTATGTATTAAAGAACAAGCAAGAGTAGCATCCTTTAGAAAAATACTTGTTCAACATATTCAACAGAAAGTGCTAATTATTTAAAGTATTCATATATTTTAGCCAACAAACTAACAATTATGAAATTTAGAACGCTATTATTTTCGGCATCGCTAATTGCCATTCTTTTTAACGGATTGGCTATTAACTCAATAAATGCCCAAACCCAAGATTTTTTATACGGAGACCAAATGCCCGATGCACCTGAATTAAGTGCTAGAGGCGAATATAAAGTCGGCGTACAAACAGTAAACTTAGTGAACCCAAATCAAGTTGATATTTTAAACTCAAAAGAAGGCAAAGACCCAACTTATGATAGACCAATTACTATTGAGGTTTGGTACCCTGCAAGTGTAAGTGCTGATGCAAAAACGGTAGTTTATGATGAAGTAATGGGCACCAGAGGAGATTCGCTAAGACCATTAACACCGTTTACTTTTAAAGGAAGAGCTTATAGAGATGCAGAAGCACTAAAAGGGAACAAATTCCCTTTGGTGGTAGTATCTCACGGCTATGTAGGATCACGTTTTTTAATGACATACTTAACAGAGAATTTAGCGTCTAAGGGATACATTGTTGCGGCGATCGACCATACAGATTCTACATTTAAAGATGCCAACGCATTTCAAAGTACACTTTTAAACAGACCAAAAGATATTCGTTTCGTAATTAATGAAATGGAAAAATTAGGCGCCAAAGGTTCTAAGAATAAAATCGAAGGATTAGTAGATGCGAACAACACCGCTATTATAGGATATTCTATGGGAGGCTACGGAGTATTAAATGTTGGCGGAGCCGGATATAGCGCAGGCTTAGGTCAATTTTTTACTGGTATGACCGGTGGTAGTTCTGCAATATCGGTAAATACAGCAGGTAATGCAGAATACCAAAAAATGGCTGATTCTAGAATTAAAGCCATCGTAGCTTTTGCACCATGGGGAATGGAACGTGGTGTTTGGGATGCAGAAGGATTAAAAGGATTAAAAACTCCCACTTTCTTTGTTGCCGGAAGCCAAGATGATATTTCAGGATATGAAAAAGGTATTAAAGCAATTTACGACGGTGCAGTAAATGCAGATAGATATATACTGACGTACCAAAACGCAAGACATAATGTTGCTCCTAACCCACCGCCTGCAGAAGCATTGGCTCCAGGTTTACATATTGATGAGTATTATAGATATGCAGAGCCATCATGGGATCAACGTAAAATAAACAACATAAATCAGCACTTTGTAACTGCATTTATAGGCAAGCATCTTAAAAACCAAGACAACGCTCAATTTTTAGATGTACAAGAAAATTCAAATGAAAAAGACTGGACAGGTTTTAAACCTAGATCGTCTACCGGAATGGAGTTATTACATGCACAACCAGCCAACTAATATTTAACCTTAGATACTTTTACAGCATTTTCCTTAAGTAGTTTTATATAGGTGTTTTGATTGTTTATCAATTCTTTAAGTTTCCATGCTAATAGAAATATAGCAACGGCAATTAATTGTGATAAAATAAAATTCATAACAGTATTCTTTAGTGTTTCTAAAGCTACTTACGGAAAATGTTTTTTGAGGTTTGGTTTTTAGAAAGATTAAACCAAATTCTTATTGATCTCTTTTCTCAAGTAATACCCAGTAACAATAGTTGCAAGTACATCTGCAATGGGGAAGGAAATCCACACGCCTAATTCACCAAGGTAATTAGGTAGTATTAAGATTAAAGGAATAAAGAAAAAGCCTTGTCGGCATAAGGTTAATAACAAAGCTGGTACAGCCTTACCAATTGCTTGAAAGTAAGCGGCACCAATAAGTTGTAGTGCAATGATCGGTGTTGCTGCAAACACCCAACGCATGGCTGACGGAGTGTTTTCTAGAACAAAGGCATTCGTAGCAAGTTCTAGCGCAGTCATATCTGGTTTATTACTTAAAAAGAGTCCCGCAATATCTGCCGGAAAAATCATGAGTCCCGTGAAAACTACCGTCGCTAATATAGCAGCATATTTTATGGCAGTATATATAGATTCTTTTACCCTATCATACTTTCCCGCACCGTAATTAAATCCTGCAATAGGTAAAAAGCCTTGTGTAACACCAAATACAGGAAAAAGGGCAAACATCAACATTCTGCCTATTATGGCGTAAACAGCTACCATAGCTTCACCTCCTAAATCAAAAAGAATATTGTTCATCAGTAAATAAATGACGCTTACTACTGCTTGTCTAGATAAGGTTACAAACCCTAAAGAACTAATTTCCTTAATAATCGAAAAGTCGATTCTGAAATACTGTGCATTCAGTTTTAATTCTGAATTCTTAGAAAGAAAAAAGTATAAGATATAACTGAAACACAAAAAGTAACTTATTGTAGTTGCCCAAGCGGCACCTTCCATTCCGTAGTCCAATACATTAATAAATAGATAATCTAAGACCAGATTACCAATTGACGGAATAATCATCGCTATCATGGCAAACTTAGGCTTGCCTTCTGCTCTAATTACAGTGTTACCCATCATGTTAAGTGCTAAAAACGGCACACCATACAATACAATTACATAGTAGATTTTAGCGAGCTCGAAAATAGAACCTTTACCACCAAAAGCTGGTATTAGGGTATCTACGAAAGTTAGCCCTACTGCCACCATAATGACAGTAATCAGTATGGTAAACGAAATTTGATTACCAAAAGTTCGCAGTGCCTTTTCTTTATTATTAGCACCTAATGCACGCGAAATAATACTCGCACCGCCAATACCAATTGCCATACCTAAAGCACCAATAAAAAAGGAAATTGGCAGCACAACATTAATTGCGGCAATGGCAATAGAACCGATCCAATTACCCACAAAAATGGAATCTACCAGAACATTCAACGACATTACCAGTATGCCTATACTGGCAGGTAGCGCTTGTTTTATAAGCAAACTTGATATAGAATCCGTGCCCAGTTGTTCTGCGGAAACGTTTGCCATCTTTTAAATTTTATTTATTTAATTCTACTTCACTTCAAAAAGCAAAATATCTAAGCGTTTTATGAGACTAATAAACTACTTTAAACAATACGCTTTATGTGCTTGGTGCTACATCTAACTTATCAGTAGTTTGCCAATCATTAACCCACTTCGCCATTACCTTCACCCAAGTGTCATTATCGTTCATACATGGAATATGCTTGTATTCAACACCACCAGCTTCCATAAACTGCTCTTTACCTTCCATTGCAATTTCTTCCAATGTTTCTAAACAATCACTTACAAATGCAGGTGTTATAACGGCTAACTTTTTCTTGCCTTCTTTTGCTAAGCGCTCAAATTCAAAATCAGTATAAGGCTTCAACCATGGGTCACCAGCTAAACGTGATTGAAATGAAGAACTCACTTGCTCTTCTTTTAATCCTAAATATGCTTTTACCATTTCTGTAGTATCATAAACTTGGTGTCTGTAACATGTATTATGCGCAACAGAATTTACGTTACAACATGTGCCATCAATTTTACAATGAAAACTGGTAGGGTCACTTTTACGAATATGACGCTCAGGAATACCGTGATATGAAAACAAAATATGGTCGTAGTCAAAACCTTCTAGTCCGTCTTTTATACTTTCTGAAAGCGCTTTAATAAACTCCGGATGCTTATAAAAAGCGGGTAGCGTCGTAATTTTCATTTCAGGAAAGCCTTCTTTTTGCTCTTCTAACACTTTTACAACTACCGTTTCAAAACTAGACATCGCATAATGTGGATATAACGGAACTAAAAGTACATCGTCAACACCTTTATCTTTTAATTCTTGCATTGCCTTTTTAATAGACATGGTGCCATAACGCATACCTAAAGCCACTGGCATTTCGGTCTGTGTTTTTAATTTATTAGAGAAACGCTCTGATATAACCACTAACGGAGAACCTTCTTCCCACCATATTTTAGCATACGCTTGGGCAGATTTCTTTGGTCTAGTCTGCAAAATTATTCCTCTTACCAGAATAGTTCTTAACCATTTAGGAGCGTCAATTACACGCTCATCCATTAAAAATTCATCTAAATAGGGCTTAACATCTTTTGCTGTAGGACTTTCTGGAGAACCCAAATTGACCAATAATATACCTTTCATAGCGTATGTGTTTATTATTTGATTGCAAAAATAACACATGCAAATCGATGATATTTTAATTTTTGGCAATAGTTTTTCTATACTCTCATAAAGCAATCTAATAACTGACCAATTAATTTTTAGTACTGTTTAATTTTAGTAAGTTGTAATTCGTCAAAAACTATAACACTTTTACAATGAATACTTTTTTTGATACTGTTCCTAAAAGTGCCCTATACTTATTTCTAGCTACTACCTTAGGTGTTCTTATTGCATATTGGATTGTTTCATACTTTATTAAAAAATATGGCAAGGATCCAAAATATCTATTGCCCAATGGAGCGTTTAGAAAAATTAGTCGACCCATTTTATTTATATTCCTTTCAATATTAATTCGCTCACAATCTTTACGTACGCTATTTCAAGTAGAACATCATGAATATTGGTTTAAAAAAGCGAGTACTATTCTATTTATCATCTCTGTAACCTGGCTACTGCTTAATTTATTGAAAATAGCAAAAAGTATAGTCGTCAAAAACTATGACGTCAATGTCAAAAACAATTTAAAAGCACGTCAAATATACACGCAGTTCAATATTCTAGAGCGCATATTTATGATTACCATAATCATATTAGCAGCAGGCGCGGTATTAATGAGCTTTGAAAGTATACGAGAATTGGGTGTAAGTATTTTTGCATCGGCAGGTGTAGCGGGTATCATTATCGGTTTCTCTGCACAAAAAATGATTGGTACTGTATTGGCAGGTATTCAAATTGCCAT harbors:
- a CDS encoding alpha/beta hydrolase family protein; its protein translation is MKFRTLLFSASLIAILFNGLAINSINAQTQDFLYGDQMPDAPELSARGEYKVGVQTVNLVNPNQVDILNSKEGKDPTYDRPITIEVWYPASVSADAKTVVYDEVMGTRGDSLRPLTPFTFKGRAYRDAEALKGNKFPLVVVSHGYVGSRFLMTYLTENLASKGYIVAAIDHTDSTFKDANAFQSTLLNRPKDIRFVINEMEKLGAKGSKNKIEGLVDANNTAIIGYSMGGYGVLNVGGAGYSAGLGQFFTGMTGGSSAISVNTAGNAEYQKMADSRIKAIVAFAPWGMERGVWDAEGLKGLKTPTFFVAGSQDDISGYEKGIKAIYDGAVNADRYILTYQNARHNVAPNPPPAEALAPGLHIDEYYRYAEPSWDQRKINNINQHFVTAFIGKHLKNQDNAQFLDVQENSNEKDWTGFKPRSSTGMELLHAQPAN
- a CDS encoding MATE family efflux transporter, with amino-acid sequence MANVSAEQLGTDSISSLLIKQALPASIGILVMSLNVLVDSIFVGNWIGSIAIAAINVVLPISFFIGALGMAIGIGGASIISRALGANNKEKALRTFGNQISFTILITVIMVAVGLTFVDTLIPAFGGKGSIFELAKIYYVIVLYGVPFLALNMMGNTVIRAEGKPKFAMIAMIIPSIGNLVLDYLFINVLDYGMEGAAWATTISYFLCFSYILYFFLSKNSELKLNAQYFRIDFSIIKEISSLGFVTLSRQAVVSVIYLLMNNILFDLGGEAMVAVYAIIGRMLMFALFPVFGVTQGFLPIAGFNYGAGKYDRVKESIYTAIKYAAILATVVFTGLMIFPADIAGLFLSNKPDMTALELATNAFVLENTPSAMRWVFAATPIIALQLIGAAYFQAIGKAVPALLLTLCRQGFFFIPLILILPNYLGELGVWISFPIADVLATIVTGYYLRKEINKNLV
- the hemH gene encoding ferrochelatase, with the translated sequence MKGILLVNLGSPESPTAKDVKPYLDEFLMDERVIDAPKWLRTILVRGIILQTRPKKSAQAYAKIWWEEGSPLVVISERFSNKLKTQTEMPVALGMRYGTMSIKKAMQELKDKGVDDVLLVPLYPHYAMSSFETVVVKVLEEQKEGFPEMKITTLPAFYKHPEFIKALSESIKDGLEGFDYDHILFSYHGIPERHIRKSDPTSFHCKIDGTCCNVNSVAHNTCYRHQVYDTTEMVKAYLGLKEEQVSSSFQSRLAGDPWLKPYTDFEFERLAKEGKKKLAVITPAFVSDCLETLEEIAMEGKEQFMEAGGVEYKHIPCMNDNDTWVKVMAKWVNDWQTTDKLDVAPST
- a CDS encoding mechanosensitive ion channel family protein → MNTFFDTVPKSALYLFLATTLGVLIAYWIVSYFIKKYGKDPKYLLPNGAFRKISRPILFIFLSILIRSQSLRTLFQVEHHEYWFKKASTILFIISVTWLLLNLLKIAKSIVVKNYDVNVKNNLKARQIYTQFNILERIFMITIIILAAGAVLMSFESIRELGVSIFASAGVAGIIIGFSAQKMIGTVLAGIQIAIAQPIKIDDVVIVEGEWGRIEEITLTYVVVKIWDKRRLIVPTPYFIEKPFQNWTKTSSDILGTVFLYTDYNVSFDALREELTKILENTDLWDKEVNVLQVTESKQNCVEIRALMSAKDSPTAWDLRVLVREKLITFLQQNYPESIARNRVLLEKSTEENNNS